A single Alcanivorax borkumensis SK2 DNA region contains:
- a CDS encoding DNA ligase translates to MKSRQGLAIIGLWIMAGWCLAQGPALQLAQTYQQGMALEGYWVSEKLDGVRAYWNGEHLISKGGYVINAPAWFVRGYPSTPMDGELWMGRGRFSAVSAAVRRVQPNAEEWRHIRYKVFDLPASGAPFSQRIQQMKALASASNGYTFSVIEQQPASSHAALLQRLDKVMAAGGEGLMLHHGDSLYQAGRSDAVLKVKTYQDAEAVVIGYTAGKGKYRGMMGALVVERADGRQFKLGTGFTDKQRKAPPPLGATVTYKYFGKTATGLPRFARFLRIRRDEPLAEP, encoded by the coding sequence GTGAAGAGCAGGCAAGGGCTGGCGATTATTGGTCTGTGGATAATGGCTGGCTGGTGTTTGGCGCAGGGCCCGGCACTTCAGCTAGCGCAGACATATCAGCAGGGAATGGCCCTGGAGGGGTACTGGGTCAGCGAAAAGCTGGATGGGGTGAGAGCTTACTGGAATGGGGAGCACTTGATCAGTAAAGGGGGGTATGTGATCAATGCCCCGGCTTGGTTTGTGCGCGGTTACCCGAGTACGCCTATGGACGGGGAGCTGTGGATGGGGCGCGGGCGTTTTTCGGCTGTTTCTGCAGCGGTGCGGCGGGTGCAGCCCAACGCTGAGGAGTGGCGGCACATTCGATATAAGGTGTTTGATTTGCCGGCCAGTGGTGCGCCATTCTCACAGCGTATTCAACAAATGAAGGCGCTGGCGTCAGCCAGCAATGGCTATACCTTTTCCGTCATAGAACAGCAGCCGGCCTCAAGTCACGCGGCATTATTACAGCGGTTAGACAAGGTGATGGCGGCAGGGGGGGAAGGGCTGATGCTGCATCACGGCGATAGCCTGTACCAGGCGGGCCGCAGTGATGCGGTGTTGAAAGTGAAGACCTATCAAGATGCGGAAGCGGTGGTGATTGGCTACACAGCAGGCAAGGGGAAATACCGTGGCATGATGGGGGCGCTGGTGGTTGAAAGGGCGGATGGTCGGCAATTCAAGCTGGGGACCGGCTTTACTGATAAACAGCGCAAGGCACCGCCGCCCTTGGGGGCCACGGTGACTTACAAGTATTTCGGAAAAACGGCTACGGGGCTGCCCCGCTTTGCCCGTTTTCTGCGTATTCGACGCGATGAACCTTTGGCCGAGCCGTAA
- the msrB gene encoding peptide-methionine (R)-S-oxide reductase MsrB, with protein sequence MRMITLLGLLIISAPSLAAEAYFAGGCFWCTESDFEQLNGVSDVISGYAGGDVANPSYQQVAAGSTGHTEAVKVIYDPKVVSYDNLLTWLWRHIDPTDANGQFVDRGTQYRSEIFYQTDEEKEAAKASRMELEERGPFKKPIVTAITKLDSFYPAEDYHQDYYKTHSLKYKYYRYRSGRDQFLKEHWDDPDHRPWLVKDVTQSWQGADKFERPSDSDLQKTLPKLTYKVTREDATERAFHNPYWDNKEKGIYVDVISGEPLFSSTDKYQSGTGWPSFTQPIDEAFITAHEDNTLFTTRTEVRSRYADSHLGHVFDDGPAPTGKRWCMNSAAMRFVPLEEMTQKGYGKYLSYFQ encoded by the coding sequence ATGCGAATGATTACATTACTGGGGTTGCTGATAATCAGCGCACCATCCCTAGCCGCCGAAGCCTATTTCGCCGGTGGCTGTTTCTGGTGTACCGAGTCCGATTTTGAGCAACTGAACGGCGTTAGCGACGTTATCAGCGGGTATGCGGGTGGCGACGTCGCCAATCCCAGCTATCAACAAGTAGCCGCTGGCAGCACCGGGCACACCGAAGCCGTAAAGGTCATCTATGACCCCAAAGTGGTTAGCTACGACAACCTACTGACCTGGTTGTGGCGCCATATCGACCCCACCGACGCCAACGGACAATTCGTGGACCGGGGCACCCAGTATCGCAGCGAAATTTTTTATCAAACCGATGAAGAAAAAGAGGCTGCTAAAGCATCAAGGATGGAACTGGAAGAACGTGGCCCCTTTAAAAAACCCATCGTCACAGCAATCACCAAGCTAGATAGCTTTTATCCCGCGGAAGATTACCATCAGGATTACTACAAAACCCACTCGCTCAAGTACAAGTATTACCGCTATCGATCCGGTCGCGACCAGTTTCTAAAAGAGCACTGGGATGATCCAGATCACCGCCCTTGGCTTGTAAAAGACGTAACACAATCCTGGCAGGGAGCAGATAAATTTGAGCGCCCAAGTGATTCGGATTTACAAAAAACGTTACCAAAACTGACCTATAAGGTGACCCGTGAAGACGCCACCGAACGCGCTTTTCACAATCCCTATTGGGATAACAAAGAAAAAGGCATTTATGTGGATGTGATCAGTGGCGAGCCACTCTTCTCTTCAACAGACAAGTACCAATCTGGCACAGGCTGGCCGAGCTTTACCCAACCTATAGATGAGGCCTTTATCACCGCTCATGAAGACAATACACTGTTCACCACTCGTACCGAAGTGCGCAGCCGCTACGCAGACTCGCATCTGGGCCATGTCTTTGATGACGGCCCAGCACCTACAGGCAAGCGATGGTGCATGAACTCTGCCGCAATGCGATTTGTTCCTCTGGAGGAAATGACCCAAAAGGGTTACGGAAAATATCTTTCCTATTTTCAATAG
- a CDS encoding bifunctional 2',3'-cyclic-nucleotide 2'-phosphodiesterase/3'-nucleotidase — MSTSLRSLLVLSLASGALLSGCGGDDNNTPRVDLRLMETTDIHANVMDYNYYSDSVDNGHGLVRTAMLVKQAREEITYPGNSALVDNGDLIQGSPMGDWRQAQGLTSGEVHPVYKVMNEMAYDVGNYGNHEFNYGLDFLAESVNDAAFPYISANVFSADGSTPYFDQYTLITKTVYDRDGNPHKLTLGFIGFLPPQIMQWDKKNLEGKVSTKDIKAVAELLVPQMKAEGADIIVAIPHSGINTTAYSENAKAENSSWYLADVEGIDAIMFGHSHLTFPSIDFAKTANVDLEKGTIKGVPSVMPGYWGSHLGIIDLTLALNEDDESWAVVDSKVEARALNPESEADAALTALVKPDHDATLEYMDQVIGESTDDIFSFLAVVKDDPSIQIVSDAQKAYVEDAIVGTELDGLPVLSAAAPFKACDRKGVCAEESSFTVVPAGELKVKNIADLYLYNNRLMAVKVTGAELEQWLECSASQFFQITDTADRQELVDFTGFPTYNFDVIDGVTYQIDVTEPARYNGDCVKVSDGTRIVDLQFEGTAIDPDQTFLIASNDYRAHGGKFAGTGGDHVVIESPDENRQVVGNYIQANSPVTPTADNNWSFAPILGYTSNLEIVFRVPNTNRAKNFVADAVAGAGGSFLATLLDDSGNEAIYELNLQP; from the coding sequence ATGAGTACTTCACTGCGATCCCTGCTGGTTCTGTCTCTGGCCAGCGGCGCCTTGCTGAGTGGCTGTGGCGGCGATGATAACAACACCCCACGGGTGGATCTTCGCCTGATGGAAACCACCGACATCCACGCCAACGTAATGGACTATAACTACTACAGCGACAGCGTGGATAACGGCCACGGCCTGGTACGCACCGCCATGCTGGTCAAACAGGCCCGCGAGGAAATCACCTACCCGGGTAACTCCGCGCTGGTGGATAACGGCGACTTAATCCAGGGCAGCCCTATGGGTGACTGGCGTCAAGCTCAAGGGCTCACCAGCGGCGAGGTGCATCCGGTCTATAAAGTCATGAATGAAATGGCCTACGACGTGGGTAACTACGGCAACCACGAATTCAACTATGGCTTGGACTTCCTCGCCGAGAGCGTAAACGACGCCGCCTTCCCTTACATCAGCGCCAACGTTTTTAGCGCCGACGGCAGCACCCCCTACTTTGACCAGTACACGCTAATCACCAAGACCGTTTATGATCGCGACGGCAATCCTCATAAGCTGACTCTCGGTTTTATCGGCTTTCTACCGCCACAGATTATGCAGTGGGACAAGAAGAACCTGGAGGGTAAGGTCAGCACTAAAGACATCAAGGCCGTTGCCGAGCTGTTGGTCCCGCAGATGAAAGCGGAGGGCGCGGACATCATCGTCGCCATCCCCCATTCCGGTATCAACACCACCGCCTATTCGGAAAACGCCAAGGCAGAAAACAGCAGCTGGTACCTGGCCGATGTGGAGGGTATCGACGCCATCATGTTCGGCCACAGCCACCTAACCTTTCCTTCCATAGACTTTGCCAAAACCGCCAACGTGGATCTGGAAAAAGGCACCATCAAGGGTGTGCCCTCGGTGATGCCCGGCTACTGGGGCAGCCACCTGGGCATCATCGACCTGACTCTGGCACTCAATGAAGACGACGAAAGCTGGGCCGTGGTGGACAGCAAGGTAGAAGCCCGAGCCCTAAACCCGGAAAGCGAGGCAGACGCCGCACTGACCGCATTGGTCAAACCCGACCACGACGCCACACTGGAGTACATGGACCAAGTGATCGGCGAATCCACCGACGACATTTTCAGCTTCCTGGCCGTGGTAAAGGATGATCCTTCCATCCAGATTGTTAGCGATGCCCAGAAGGCCTATGTGGAAGACGCCATTGTCGGCACCGAGCTGGATGGCCTGCCGGTGCTGTCTGCTGCGGCGCCGTTCAAAGCCTGCGACCGCAAGGGCGTCTGCGCCGAGGAAAGCAGTTTCACCGTGGTGCCCGCCGGCGAATTGAAAGTGAAAAACATTGCCGACCTGTACCTGTATAACAACCGCCTGATGGCGGTTAAAGTCACCGGTGCCGAACTGGAACAATGGCTGGAGTGTTCCGCCTCGCAGTTCTTCCAGATCACCGATACGGCTGACCGTCAGGAGCTGGTGGATTTCACTGGCTTCCCCACCTACAACTTCGATGTGATCGACGGCGTCACCTACCAAATCGATGTAACCGAACCGGCCCGCTACAACGGCGACTGTGTCAAAGTCAGCGATGGAACACGCATTGTCGACCTGCAATTTGAAGGAACCGCCATTGATCCTGACCAGACGTTTCTTATTGCCAGTAACGACTACCGCGCCCACGGCGGTAAATTCGCCGGCACGGGTGGCGATCATGTGGTGATTGAATCCCCGGATGAAAACCGCCAGGTAGTGGGTAACTACATTCAGGCCAACAGCCCGGTAACACCCACCGCCGACAATAACTGGTCCTTCGCACCCATCCTGGGTTACACCAGCAATCTGGAAATCGTATTCCGGGTCCCCAATACCAACCGCGCAAAGAATTTTGTGGCGGATGCGGTTGCCGGAGCGGGTGGCAGCTTCCTCGCCACGTTACTGGACGACAGTGGTAACGAAGCCATCTACGAACTGAACCTGCAACCCTGA
- a CDS encoding Na+/H+ antiporter NhaC family protein yields MANTHNHAVPSGRVWPLLPLLFFLVVFLGSGLYYTAADTDFAFYQIKAPVVAMVAIVLSMLMARLAGQRLNTSVERLVAGIGHPNIILMCLVFLLAGAFASVSVSIGSVEATVQLGLSIIPSQWVLPALFLISAFIATAMGTSMGTIAATAPIAVGFTGATGLPMSLALGAVVGGAMFGDNLSMISDTTIAATRSQGVSLKDKFRVNIWIAVPAALLTLGLLIVLGGGEHQVESKPFQVALVVPYLLVFGLALSGLNVLAVLIIGIVAAGATGIAMMDDYNLATMNGAIYEGFQGMFEIMLLSMLIGGLSQLMTDQGGTRWVIERIHGLTRWLRLPLQRAGEMGIALLVVFANVFVANNTVAIVLTGEMARDIATDHGVDLRRSASMLDIFSCVVQGLIPYGAQVLLACSIAKLSPLALIGSIHYCWVLAIVGIVAITINRPRLNFVK; encoded by the coding sequence ATGGCCAACACACATAACCACGCTGTGCCCTCTGGGCGCGTTTGGCCGCTGCTCCCTTTGTTGTTTTTCCTGGTGGTGTTTCTTGGTAGTGGCTTGTACTACACCGCTGCCGATACTGACTTTGCTTTCTACCAGATAAAGGCGCCAGTGGTGGCCATGGTCGCTATTGTGTTGTCCATGTTGATGGCGCGATTGGCTGGGCAGCGATTAAATACCAGTGTGGAGCGCCTGGTGGCGGGGATCGGCCACCCCAACATTATTCTCATGTGTTTAGTGTTTCTGCTGGCCGGCGCCTTTGCCAGTGTCAGCGTTAGCATTGGCAGTGTGGAGGCCACTGTCCAACTTGGCCTGAGCATTATTCCTTCCCAGTGGGTGCTGCCTGCCCTATTTCTGATCTCTGCTTTTATAGCCACCGCCATGGGTACGTCCATGGGCACCATTGCGGCAACGGCTCCCATTGCGGTCGGCTTTACCGGCGCTACCGGGTTGCCCATGTCACTGGCGTTGGGCGCGGTGGTGGGTGGCGCCATGTTTGGCGATAACCTGTCGATGATCTCCGATACCACCATCGCGGCTACACGTAGCCAGGGTGTGTCGTTGAAGGACAAATTTCGGGTCAACATCTGGATTGCGGTGCCGGCGGCCTTACTGACTCTGGGCTTGCTAATCGTATTGGGCGGTGGTGAGCACCAGGTAGAGAGCAAACCTTTTCAGGTTGCTCTAGTGGTGCCTTACCTGTTGGTGTTTGGTTTGGCACTCAGCGGCCTTAATGTACTGGCGGTACTGATCATCGGTATTGTCGCTGCAGGCGCCACCGGCATAGCGATGATGGACGATTATAATCTGGCCACCATGAACGGCGCGATCTATGAAGGCTTCCAAGGCATGTTCGAGATCATGCTGTTGTCCATGTTGATTGGCGGCTTGTCTCAGCTGATGACCGACCAGGGCGGTACCCGCTGGGTTATTGAGCGCATTCATGGCTTGACGCGCTGGCTTAGGCTGCCGTTGCAACGTGCCGGTGAAATGGGCATTGCCCTGCTGGTGGTGTTTGCGAATGTGTTTGTGGCCAACAATACCGTGGCCATTGTGCTGACTGGGGAGATGGCCCGTGATATTGCCACTGACCATGGTGTGGACTTGCGCCGTTCTGCCAGCATGCTGGATATTTTTTCCTGCGTGGTGCAAGGCTTAATTCCCTATGGGGCGCAAGTGTTGCTGGCCTGCTCCATTGCCAAGCTTTCACCGTTGGCGTTAATCGGTTCTATCCATTATTGCTGGGTTCTGGCCATTGTCGGCATTGTCGCGATCACCATTAACCGGCCTAGGTTGAATTTTGTAAAGTGA
- a CDS encoding phospholipase D family protein, which produces MSRATSGSALTPVSSFSLVADSDQAFTLRVTLARLATRTLDMQYYIWDDDTTGKLLIYRVLEAARRGVRVRMLLDHANQLGRDVKWAVLDAHPNIEVRLFNPFKGRYKHFLQWLYYAPRLNHRMHNKAWIMDGERALVGGRNVADHYFGVNPSTNFRDLDLYAHGAIVADTQMAFDAFWDSPLAVSMKSYRHRTEATADRAWRWLGRWRTSLQGYPYLFPQHEAFFTDYLAKQEQQCVQAPAALLFDSPDKASGAKQTLMGEQLARLLGRQDNRELLMEASYFIPGDAFVEALGGFQQRGGRAAVLTNSLATNDVIAAHGAYARYRAALLAAGVELHELQPNARALHRQVRLFKGRSQASLHTKAMVLDRREVFVGSFNIDPRSVHLNTEMGYYVVSAELGQQVAAFIEEGLAPENSYRLEKQEGELLWGADGYDGKPVLYSREPKATVWRRMLAWLLSLLPIERML; this is translated from the coding sequence ATGAGCCGAGCAACATCAGGCTCCGCACTTACACCGGTATCGTCTTTTTCTCTGGTGGCAGATAGCGATCAGGCTTTTACGCTGCGTGTTACTTTGGCGCGTTTGGCCACTCGCACACTGGATATGCAGTATTACATCTGGGATGACGACACGACCGGAAAGCTGCTCATCTACCGAGTGTTGGAGGCAGCGCGGCGGGGCGTGAGGGTGCGCATGTTGTTGGATCATGCCAATCAGCTGGGCCGGGATGTGAAGTGGGCGGTGCTGGATGCGCACCCAAATATTGAGGTGCGCCTGTTCAATCCGTTCAAGGGGCGCTACAAGCATTTTCTGCAATGGCTCTACTATGCTCCGCGATTAAATCACCGCATGCATAACAAAGCTTGGATTATGGACGGCGAACGAGCGTTGGTGGGTGGGCGTAATGTTGCGGATCACTATTTCGGCGTAAATCCATCCACTAATTTCCGTGATCTGGATCTGTATGCCCATGGCGCCATCGTGGCCGACACGCAAATGGCTTTTGATGCCTTTTGGGATAGCCCGTTAGCGGTGTCTATGAAAAGTTACCGTCATCGCACGGAGGCGACAGCGGATCGGGCCTGGCGTTGGTTGGGGCGCTGGCGCACTTCATTGCAAGGCTACCCTTACCTCTTTCCCCAGCATGAAGCATTTTTCACCGATTACTTGGCAAAACAAGAGCAGCAATGTGTGCAGGCTCCGGCAGCGTTGCTGTTTGATAGCCCTGATAAGGCCAGTGGTGCGAAGCAGACGTTGATGGGAGAGCAACTGGCGCGTTTGCTGGGCAGGCAAGACAATCGGGAGTTATTGATGGAGGCCAGTTATTTTATTCCCGGTGATGCTTTTGTTGAGGCGCTGGGAGGGTTCCAGCAGCGCGGCGGACGCGCGGCGGTGCTGACTAACAGTTTGGCCACTAATGATGTGATTGCCGCTCATGGTGCTTATGCGCGTTACCGTGCAGCACTGTTGGCTGCAGGGGTTGAGCTGCATGAATTACAGCCCAATGCCCGGGCACTGCACCGGCAGGTGCGGTTGTTCAAAGGGCGCTCCCAGGCGAGCCTGCATACCAAAGCGATGGTGTTGGATCGACGCGAAGTGTTTGTCGGTTCTTTCAACATCGATCCGCGCTCGGTGCATTTGAATACCGAAATGGGATACTACGTAGTGTCCGCTGAACTGGGGCAGCAGGTGGCGGCATTTATTGAAGAAGGGTTAGCGCCGGAAAACAGTTACCGTCTTGAAAAGCAGGAAGGCGAATTATTGTGGGGCGCGGATGGATATGACGGTAAGCCGGTCTTGTATTCCCGTGAACCCAAGGCCACCGTTTGGCGACGCATGCTGGCATGGTTATTGTCGTTATTGCCGATTGAGCGGATGTTGTAA
- a CDS encoding LuxR C-terminal-related transcriptional regulator — MSDRMWARQRFITQGCIERGRLKASAESESKVILYRAPLGYGKSVQVAFEAGTQGREEGGVAYINTRSYPGSGEITDSLLAALILYQIKGREPWSVIQSNDDIIESLRDTLCNAKNPIKICIDGIGEAEHGVGLVENLICETPNNVKFYIAPSNAGALARLSMMAGVVTYGAHDLVFTEEEVCELPGMHSAKAKNVIEATGGWPALVGLMCHTSNPNLPAATWPETRSYFRNNLLNALPNNTREFICKAAMLEEISVACYDYVYKTEEAHKEIPFINENYALFTPTESSRECMVMHPVLREYLRGLFDSIQRERRSYVLKRVAFWHWRRGEYLHSINAAQEASDHSWARAVSDSIILDVALRQGEIEVLRTWFEKVPVRTIKKIASLSISYAWILYFSQQARQAEKILASSTESCSRGLDNLDEKGWRKLVDAVGKATQDQFAQSQTLCQQWIDTFGERNMVGKGAALTCQAYIASSDRRFEDLEQLLHRGAVANQSSNQHYAFVWLKTAELQAEIFKGDIAHAMSILLEANKTAEKMGVSKTFLNKMLGSLELQILHEKSPSLISYESAEESFNFALNYGVTDILWGCTQTFSSFLYQQGLRDRAMAILEQTRIAACERDLPRLNMLAKIQLAEFTLINDEELEPPILPDESELTFLPNQNQAIRARIALVNSMYRLRLGKQFGVAEKYAKKALQSASAISDARTKIAAQYCQALAVFGLGSSKLAKRTIIDADQLTEHLSCYFTRDWIKEALMSFSPIARDLFDTLPESAETNATKDLEVRKEEADARPKLTNTQSTITIKQISLLKCVSSGMTNKEIAERLLITEDTVKWHLKKIFSELKVTNRVRAVSEARLRGLL, encoded by the coding sequence ATGTCTGACCGGATGTGGGCCCGGCAGCGTTTTATTACTCAAGGGTGCATAGAGCGCGGTCGCCTGAAAGCCTCTGCCGAGTCCGAATCAAAAGTTATTCTTTACCGGGCCCCTTTAGGTTATGGCAAGTCTGTGCAAGTTGCTTTCGAGGCGGGCACTCAGGGCCGAGAGGAGGGGGGCGTCGCCTATATCAATACGCGATCGTATCCTGGCTCCGGTGAAATTACGGATTCTTTGTTGGCTGCGTTAATTTTATATCAAATTAAAGGCCGTGAACCCTGGAGCGTTATTCAAAGTAATGATGACATCATTGAGTCACTTCGAGATACGCTGTGTAATGCTAAAAATCCGATAAAAATTTGCATAGATGGCATTGGGGAGGCTGAGCATGGCGTGGGCCTGGTTGAGAATTTAATATGCGAAACCCCCAATAATGTGAAATTTTATATTGCGCCCAGTAATGCTGGAGCGTTGGCGCGCTTGTCTATGATGGCGGGTGTGGTGACATATGGCGCGCATGACCTTGTCTTCACAGAAGAGGAAGTATGTGAGTTGCCGGGAATGCATAGCGCCAAGGCTAAAAATGTTATAGAGGCTACTGGTGGATGGCCCGCACTTGTTGGGCTTATGTGCCACACTTCAAATCCAAACCTCCCCGCTGCGACCTGGCCGGAAACCCGTTCGTATTTCAGAAACAATCTACTCAACGCGCTGCCAAATAATACACGGGAATTTATTTGCAAAGCCGCAATGCTGGAAGAGATCAGCGTTGCCTGCTACGACTACGTATATAAAACAGAAGAGGCCCATAAAGAAATTCCGTTTATTAATGAAAATTATGCGCTCTTTACCCCCACAGAATCTTCCAGAGAGTGCATGGTTATGCACCCGGTGCTAAGAGAGTATTTGCGTGGTTTGTTTGATTCTATTCAGCGAGAGCGTCGCTCATATGTGCTAAAGCGTGTCGCATTTTGGCATTGGCGTAGGGGTGAGTATCTCCATTCAATCAATGCCGCTCAGGAGGCGAGCGATCACAGCTGGGCTCGAGCGGTAAGCGATAGCATTATCTTAGACGTAGCACTCAGGCAAGGCGAAATAGAGGTGCTTCGAACATGGTTCGAAAAAGTGCCGGTTCGAACGATAAAAAAAATCGCGTCCTTAAGCATCAGCTATGCTTGGATCTTGTATTTCAGCCAGCAAGCTCGGCAAGCAGAAAAAATACTGGCAAGCTCCACGGAGTCCTGCAGCAGAGGTTTAGACAACCTTGATGAAAAAGGATGGCGGAAGCTGGTCGACGCGGTAGGAAAAGCGACACAGGATCAATTTGCGCAAAGCCAAACCCTCTGCCAGCAATGGATTGATACTTTCGGCGAGCGTAACATGGTCGGCAAGGGAGCGGCGCTTACGTGCCAAGCATACATTGCTTCCAGTGATCGTCGCTTTGAGGATTTAGAGCAATTATTACACAGGGGAGCGGTAGCCAATCAGTCTTCCAATCAACACTACGCTTTTGTTTGGCTTAAAACGGCAGAACTTCAGGCTGAAATATTTAAAGGTGATATCGCTCATGCAATGAGTATATTACTTGAAGCCAATAAAACAGCAGAGAAGATGGGGGTGTCAAAAACATTTTTAAATAAAATGCTTGGCTCCCTTGAATTGCAAATTCTGCACGAGAAAAGCCCTAGCCTAATTAGTTATGAGTCTGCGGAAGAGTCATTCAACTTCGCATTAAACTATGGTGTTACAGATATTTTATGGGGTTGCACGCAAACGTTCAGTAGTTTCCTGTACCAGCAAGGGTTAAGAGATAGGGCTATGGCCATATTGGAGCAAACCCGGATAGCTGCCTGCGAAAGAGACCTACCTCGACTTAACATGCTAGCTAAAATACAGCTGGCTGAGTTTACGCTTATAAACGATGAGGAATTAGAGCCGCCGATACTTCCTGATGAGAGTGAGCTGACATTTTTGCCAAATCAAAACCAAGCCATTCGCGCACGTATTGCGCTAGTCAATTCAATGTATAGGTTGAGGCTTGGAAAGCAGTTTGGTGTTGCTGAAAAGTATGCAAAAAAAGCATTACAAAGCGCCAGTGCAATTTCAGACGCTAGAACCAAGATCGCCGCCCAATATTGCCAGGCATTAGCGGTTTTTGGCCTCGGTTCATCAAAATTAGCGAAGCGCACAATTATTGATGCCGACCAGCTTACGGAACATTTAAGCTGTTATTTTACCCGAGACTGGATTAAAGAAGCATTAATGTCGTTTAGCCCCATTGCTCGGGATCTTTTTGATACGTTGCCAGAAAGCGCAGAGACTAACGCTACAAAAGATCTCGAGGTGAGAAAAGAAGAGGCTGACGCCCGCCCTAAACTCACTAATACCCAATCAACCATTACGATAAAGCAAATTTCTCTGTTGAAATGTGTAAGCAGTGGAATGACGAACAAAGAGATCGCTGAGCGGCTTCTTATAACAGAGGATACCGTCAAATGGCATCTGAAAAAGATTTTCAGCGAACTTAAAGTAACCAACCGGGTTCGGGCAGTGTCTGAAGCTAGGCTACGCGGGCTTCTATAG
- a CDS encoding DUF808 domain-containing protein, with translation MAGTSLLMLLDDIAAVLDDVSVMTKVAAKKTAGVLGDDLALNAEQASGVRAERELPVVWAVAKGSMRNKCILVPSALLISAFLPWLITPLLMLGGAYLCYEGVEKLAHKFFHGAEESQEHKERIQAMIDPKVDLVSFEKNKIKGAVRTDFILSAEIIVIALGTVQAAPFLQQIMVISLIAGAMTIGVYGLVAGIVKLDDAGLYLIESGKEKNEKIRSFLGGMLLGFSPKLMKFLSVAGTAAMFLVGGGILLHGLPMSHDTLHYIDELMVTFPMAAVLSVLMPMLVNVVLGIVAGSIVLFAVKGVNFLRQK, from the coding sequence GTGGCAGGAACAAGTTTACTGATGTTGCTGGATGACATCGCCGCAGTGCTTGATGACGTGTCGGTGATGACCAAGGTGGCAGCCAAGAAAACCGCAGGGGTGCTGGGCGATGACTTGGCGTTAAATGCGGAGCAGGCATCGGGCGTGCGTGCAGAACGCGAGCTTCCTGTGGTGTGGGCCGTGGCTAAAGGTTCCATGCGCAATAAATGTATTCTGGTTCCTTCGGCGTTGTTGATCAGTGCTTTTTTGCCTTGGTTGATCACTCCATTGTTGATGTTAGGTGGCGCTTACCTGTGCTATGAAGGGGTGGAAAAACTAGCGCATAAATTTTTTCATGGAGCAGAAGAATCTCAAGAGCATAAAGAAAGAATTCAAGCCATGATTGACCCGAAAGTGGACTTGGTCTCTTTTGAAAAAAATAAAATTAAAGGGGCTGTTCGAACGGACTTTATCTTGTCTGCAGAAATTATTGTTATTGCTTTGGGAACAGTACAGGCTGCGCCTTTTTTACAGCAAATTATGGTGATAAGTCTTATCGCGGGGGCCATGACCATCGGCGTTTATGGATTGGTGGCTGGCATTGTTAAGTTAGACGATGCGGGTTTGTATTTGATTGAATCGGGTAAAGAAAAAAATGAAAAAATTCGGTCTTTTTTAGGAGGGATGCTACTTGGTTTTTCTCCTAAACTAATGAAGTTTTTATCCGTGGCAGGAACGGCTGCTATGTTCTTGGTAGGCGGGGGTATTTTGCTTCATGGCTTGCCAATGAGTCACGATACTTTGCATTATATAGACGAACTAATGGTGACCTTTCCCATGGCCGCTGTGCTAAGCGTTTTGATGCCCATGCTTGTAAATGTAGTGCTGGGCATTGTCGCTGGCAGCATTGTTTTGTTTGCAGTAAAGGGCGTTAATTTTTTGAGACAAAAATAA